Proteins encoded by one window of Candidatus Eisenbacteria bacterium:
- a CDS encoding DUF1269 domain-containing protein, whose product HLWAVGYDDVEQARKVRDEITKLGWDEHYLLLSDVVVVVRQSDGSFTLDREPVPTGENILGSAAVAFIVGLVLAAPPLTAAAVGAALGLVGSGVAATVGITDDFIREVEEMMRPGTAALFVLDDEGDMDVILHNLRGLGGTVLKTNVDVERAKLIQATLAGSAAS is encoded by the coding sequence GCCATCTCTGGGCCGTCGGCTACGACGACGTGGAGCAGGCCCGGAAGGTCAGAGACGAGATCACCAAGCTCGGGTGGGACGAGCACTACCTCCTTCTCTCGGACGTCGTAGTCGTGGTACGGCAGTCCGATGGGTCGTTCACGCTCGACCGCGAGCCCGTCCCCACCGGGGAGAACATCCTCGGCTCGGCCGCCGTGGCCTTCATCGTGGGCCTCGTGCTCGCCGCACCCCCGCTCACCGCCGCGGCCGTTGGTGCAGCTCTGGGTCTCGTAGGCAGTGGAGTCGCGGCCACGGTCGGGATCACGGATGACTTCATCCGCGAGGTCGAAGAGATGATGCGGCCCGGGACAGCGGCGCTGTTCGTGTTGGACGACGAAGGCGACATGGACGTGATTCTCCACAACCTACGCGGGCTCGGCGGAACGGTGCTGAAGACGAACGTCGATGTGGAACGGGCGAAACTGATCCAGGCGACGCTCGCCGGAAGCGCGGCGAGCTGA
- a CDS encoding DUF1269 domain-containing protein gives MPQPHRRRGTMSRRITVRKPLTKESQQSTVAAHLWAIGYDDMERAGQVKDEIIRLGWGESYLILLDAAVVVRHPDGSFTLDREPFPAVPNILGCTVVGFVAGLVLGTPFTGAAVGALLGGAGTGVSAAAVGIGDDFVREIEGMMKPGTSALFVLDDQGDMDVVLHGIRGLGGTVLKTNVDVERAKLIQATLSGGPGG, from the coding sequence GTGCCACAACCACATCGACGGAGGGGGACAATGTCTAGGCGAATCACGGTTCGGAAGCCTTTGACGAAGGAGAGCCAGCAATCGACCGTCGCCGCCCATCTCTGGGCTATCGGCTACGACGACATGGAGCGGGCGGGTCAGGTCAAAGACGAGATCATACGGCTCGGGTGGGGCGAGTCCTACCTCATCCTCCTGGACGCGGCGGTCGTCGTGAGACATCCCGATGGATCCTTCACGTTGGACCGAGAGCCGTTTCCCGCCGTCCCCAACATCCTCGGTTGCACCGTCGTCGGCTTCGTCGCGGGTCTGGTGCTCGGGACGCCGTTCACCGGCGCCGCCGTCGGAGCGTTGCTGGGCGGCGCAGGAACCGGGGTGTCCGCGGCGGCGGTCGGGATCGGCGACGACTTCGTGCGCGAGATCGAGGGGATGATGAAGCCCGGGACCTCCGCGCTGTTCGTGTTGGACGATCAAGGGGACATGGACGTCGTTCTGCACGGGATCCGGGGGCTCGGCGGGACGGTGCTGAAGACGAACGTCGATGTGGAGCGGGCGAAGCTGATTCAGGCGACCCTGAGCGGGGGGCCTGGAGGTTGA